aattatgaactggagtgatgtacctgaggttgaggaacagtcagagccagaattcgcaaaccttccagtttaggccacaccaatttctgttttaaatctgaaCACAGATACAAGTACACAGATATTGGCATACtaatcagatacagatacaaatatagatagtggcattgtgttataCCCCTGTTGTATATATACATTGTGTATGAGCTGGGTCAAGATTTGCCATTAAACTAATTTTGTTGATTACACTGAATACCATTACTGTGTCATAGGGGGCAGTATACCTATACTATGTGTGGAAATGTACAAGAGTACATTCTCATTCAAACAGTCACTCTAATTACTGATATGGCATAAATGACTGCAGACAATATGCCTGGGAATAATCTGATTTTTCACTAGACATACACCCAGTACAAGGCTAATTGCATAATGAAGCACAGTGTCACCAGGATGTGGTGATCCATCCATTCCATTCATTTTCACCTATCCACATTATAAATTAATTGATATAATAAACTGATAACAGCTGAGGCCATGgattaatgttttaattcaatttactGTGTCCGAGAGTAACTCTCAGACCCATTCATGATTCTAGAAATTGGATAGAGATCTACTATCTACTAATACAAGTGCAATACTATTATACTGAGGTGAGAACAAAATGTGTGTGCTGCTTATGGATTTGAGCTTGTAAACAAGTGTTGAATCAGTTTTATTACTCAATTTATGCCTTATCTTATGTGAGAACAGGATCTAAATGTCTCATCTGTGTATGATAGCAATTCAGTTGCACAAATTCTGAAAGCATGGTAACAGAAGGTCCAGGCAAATGTAACTGATTTGGTTGGCTGCCACTCATTTTAGTAGTAATTGTGGTCTAATAGAGTGGCTCTGGCATGTCTTAAAAACCCTCTCCCTTCATGCTGCTGTGAGTTAAAATCCAGTTGTATTGTATGACTGGTTGGTCCTCACACAGCATTTGCCATTATTACagatgaaaaatgaacaaaataagtTTTGACAGGGCTAATTCAAGCAATCAGCATTGTTAATTAGATCCTGTGTGTCCAGCGAATGAATATTTTGGTTCTAAGATGGAAAATTAACAGCAGTCCAAGAGAAAGATGAAGGCTtaacttctttttctttaactCTGCTTTCTTTCAGGCTCTGCCATGCGACGGCGATGGTTTGTGGTGCTGCTGGTGCAGGCATGGCTCTCTGCAAGTTTTTCTAATGGTGAGCGGCCATGCCCACGGAGCTGCCGCTGTGATGGCAAGATTGTTTATTGCGAGTCCAGTGCATTCCGCGACGTGCCAAAAAACCTGTCTGGTGGCTGTCAGGGCTTGTCTCTGCGCTACAACAGCTTGGCAAGCTTGCGTGCTGGCCAGTTTGTTGGCCTCAACCAGCTCATTTGGCTCTATCTTGACCACAACTACATTGCAACCGTGGACGCTCGTGCCTTTCAAGGAATAAGGAGGCTCAAAGAGCTAATCCTGAGCTCCAACAAAATCACGCTCTTGCATAATACCACATTCCACCTGGTACCAAATCTGAGGAACCTTGACCTGTCCTACAACAAACTGCAGGCTCTGCAGCCAGGTCAGTTCCAAGGACTGCGCAAACTCATCAGTTTGCACATGCGCTCCAACTCCTTGAAGAATCTACCATCTCGCCTCTTTCAGGATTGCCGCAATCTTGAATTCCTCGACCTTGGCTATAATCGTCTGCGCAGCATCACACGTAATGCAATGTCAGGTCTTGTGAAGCTGACGGAACTCCATCTCGAGCATAATCAGTTCTCCAAAATCAACTTTTCCAACTTCCCCCGGCTTTACAACCTCCGCGCTCTTTACCTGCAGTGGAATCGCATCCGGACCATGAGCGAGGGACTTACATGGACCTGGAGTTCTCTACAGAAGTTGGACCTTTCAGGGAATGACCTACAGGAGCTGGAGCCAGAGGTCTACAAATGCATGCCGAACTTGCAGACACTTAATGTGGATTCCAACAAGCTGGTTAACGTCTCTCAGGAAGTTGTTTCGGCTTGGATATCCCTGACCATGATCAGCCTAGCTGGAAACATGTGGGACTGTGGACCTGCAGTCTGCCCCCTGGTAGCTTGGCTGAAAAACTTTCAAGGGAACAAGGAGACCCCCATGATTTGTGCCTCACCCAAAGAGGCTCAAGGCGAGAAAGTCTTGGATGCTGTGGAGGCAAGTGGTGTGTGCAAGGTCAGTCATGTTACTCCCTCATTTGCTAGTTCTACAACTACCCTTTCTGGTGCCCCTGCTCTGAATGCAGCCCTTCCCTTTGCGCCCACACTTCATTCCGGAGGTAGCAGAAGGGGCCAGGGCACATCCTTGCAACATCCCACCCCTTCAAGACCACCACAATCTGATGTCTCTCAACCCGAGCAAGATTTTGAGCCAGTGTCCTTCCACAAGATAGTGGCAGGGAGCGTTGCACTATTTTTATCCGTTGCAATGATTCTCCTTGTGATTTATGTGTCATGGAAGCGCTATCCGAGCAGTGTCAAGCAGCTGCAGGAAAACACTTCAGCTGCCCGCAAACGTCGGAAAAAGTCTAGGGAGACTGAACGTACGCTCAGCACCCCCTTGCAGGAGTATTATGTGGACTACAAACCTTCAAGCTCCGAGGCCACGGATGTTCTGGTCAATGGAACAGGGCCATGCACATACTCCATATCCGGTTCCAGAGAATGTGAGGTATGACTCTACACTTCTTGCTACTTCTGTAACCAAAACCTTTCCACTGTTTGGCAATGAAAAAAAGAGCTCAGTGTAAATTGCTTTTAGAAAAATGGTGCTGTGATTTtggttttgtcattttgtcgATTCCATGTTGGAGGCTAGAAATATTTATAAGAGTAGAATGTCAAATACTTTTAAGGCTACTTGGCTCGGACTGCTTTTCATTGATTTCTGGCAAATGTGTGCGTTTTGATTTCAGTATGCTAAAGAATGTGATTTGTTGTATTTGTTCAGAGTCATTTTGAAAAATACTGctgtatttgcaataaatatatGCTGTCACATCAGCAAATATGATCACATACACTGTTCGCCTGTACAAATTTACTAtgtaaaccattttttttaatgttgtgagcTATGACAGACTTTGTACTTGtgctgaaaaacacaaaatgtagtCAATACAATGTCTACAGTGAGTTAAATAGTGGAGTATCATTGATACTAGAAAACAACTAGTTAACTATAAAACAACAATTACTATGAAGGAAGCTAGCTTTCATTCATTGTTTGCCTCACTAGCAGTTTTGTGTGAAATATTATTCCAGGAAGATTGGGTTATCATACATTTAGCGAAAGAATGTGATAAATGAATTTGAcaacatatattttatagcCAGCGTTACACTGtacaatttttattcaaattttgcTGTCCCAGAGAAAAGAAATTCATATTTGGTCCTGAATTGAGATGCGACCAGTTTAGTCCCATTGTGACCAAAGACAGTCGACGACaaagttcagaaatattttatcaaaatctcagagtgtgaacGCTGCTACGACTTTTGTCTGAATGCCAccaataggatgttcaacagcTGTCTaacaggacagctacaaatgcAGTAGTGGTAATGACGAAACTTAAATGCAATGCGCTAATTGACAGAAAATGGCTGACTGATGTGAGCAGAAcatagtcattaaaaaaaaaatcacagatctATCGTTAGAgaatcttcatcgtataatctgacatggagaacaatCTGTTATTGCAGTCTGTTAAAGAATTTGGCCAGGTTTTTTTTGGGTTCTTTTGGGTTTTTTGGGTTCTCATACCGTGTGACTatcttaaaagactgctgaaaaAGCGCAGTCTAAAATGTGAACGTATGTCCATTTGCACCAGTGTTattaattactgaaataaataattcaggTATCATCTAACCCTCTACGGCTAGTCATGGATATGGATTTCAAACACTGTTTCTGTATATGCTTCAGTGACTGCTGGGTCTTCCTGTCCGTTTGATCTGTTCTTAATAAGGGTTTTAGATTGCTAGTGTAGTGATTGCATTACCAGAAAGGACAGtgctttcctgtctttttttttttacactaacaAGCTTCCTCAAGCAACGTGAGCCTTCTGATGATGTCTATAACAAGATCATCCTGCCCTCTCGTTTTCAGCAGCTTTTTAGCTGTTGCTGTTTCATCCATGCGCCAGAAAGATGTTTCTGATCCAGACCTTTGAATTTTTGTTGGAatcctttttttaataagcaGTTTCTTTGTAAATATTCTGTAAAGAATATTTGTAAAAATCCACATTTTAAAGATCCTTACTGAATGCACAATGCTTAATACAACAGAACACTTTATGTATGAAAAtgagtgggtttttttttggtctgtatGTGTTTCCGAGACACCCCTTCATGGTATTATTTACGGTGATGGCATATTTTTGTATTCAACTGCACTAGCAGTgactcctccctccctctgggTCTTGGAAACCTGTCAGCTCCTTGCAGGGATGTTAGCATTAGCCGTAGCCAATCCTTCTGGCAATGCCATGACAGAGACACTTGGACACAAGAGTTGGTCTTGAACCTGAATGGTGCAGGGGGATAAGATGATAGACCGATAGACACGATGAGAGATCGGTAAACAGGTGAGGGAAATGGACTGACAGAAAGGGGAAGATGGTCAAGGCCACACAGAGCTCACAGCCATACAGAATGGCTTCTGGACAAACTCCTGTCTTAttcactaaaacaaaaaaaccgtTTTCTCTTCAGAGGGCTCAGCAGTGTGTGGTAGACTCCCACAGATTAGGCTCATTTGCTTTGAGACTGATTCATCGAGACATTCTTCATAGCAGGTTTCCACATCTTATTTGGGTTTCATCTTGGAGCATCCTCAGGGCATTCATCTAGCAAGTTAGCTACATAAATGAGCTACATGAGATGTGAGGTTCAATTAGGTTAGCTAGTTAATTTTAACCATAGAATAATACCGCAAGCACCCTCTAAATCGGACAAATAATACAATAAGCAAATCActtacatttataaaacataCTCCTTGCTTTGAGCTGAAAGTTTGGGCCACCATTTTTTCAGAATGCAATTTTGTTATCGTAAATGCAGTTATGGAATTGTCTACCTCAAGAACGATACATGCAATGATATACATTTTGGCCAAATCTTATTAAAGGTATGTCAGAGTGCATCTGGTTACCTACAGTGCtctccagaattactggcacccttctCACAAATGACCAGAAAAGTGCTGTAAACACTAGTCAGGCAGGGGTCAATTGATCagccaaacaaataaacagataaaaaaaaatagtttgcagGAACCTGCACGAATCAGGTAAAAGACATATGCAGATAAAAACAGGATTAAGTACAATTAAGTGCCTTAAGAAGAAAAGTTTCAATTTTGGACACCTGAGCACATTACAATTGGCATCAtgtgttgtggtcagatgaaacTTTTTGGTCATGCACACCGTCAGCATCAGTGAAAGGGGAAAGGGAAAAGAACCTGATAGCCACCGTAATATATGACAGTGGATCAGTAATACTTTGGAGTTGGTGGTTCAGGAGGTTTTATGAAGATTGATGTACCGGGACATTTCAGCCCAAAACTTGGTTGCATCTGCCAGCATGTTCAGACTTGGCCATAGACAGATCTTTCACCAAGATACTGAGCCAATCGATTCAAAAacagttaaagaaaaacaaaatccgAGTTTTGCAATGATTTGAACCTTACAGAAAAGCTGAAAATATGCTTGCATGACCAAGAGTGTCagacattacagaaaaaaagactcAGTGCTGAGCAGGCATCACCGACATTTATTGTAAGGGtcatgttaattattattattattattattattattaaaaaatgtacttttttgtaCTCAGTTACtgaatgtgctttttttcttttttttgtatctaTTTAATAATTTTGGCTCATTGTCAtgaaggtgccaataattctgaaggaCGCTGTATCCTTTCAGATATAAATATGATTACATGGATAGATGCTCACTGCCGTTTATGCCATGTTATCGCAGCAGCATGAAATTAGTCTTGCTAGATGCTTAGATTAAACCTAATCAGCCAATTGCTTAATCATGAATAGGTCATAATATAATGAGGGACATTTTCTGTGGTTCCATTTCCATTTTGTCTGTAAGTGCGAATTGTTTACTGCATCCTCTCACCATCTCCTGCGGCGGACATGATGTGGTTCGGCTGCTCGGTGGTGCAGCAGAGTCGAAGTCACCCGGTGATTGATGAGTCCTGTTCTCTCTCCCGAGATTCGGTATTCTGCTCACACACCTGACTTGCGGGTCTCTTCACATCACACTAACGAGCTAGATTCAAACATACGTTTCGGCTTGCTTTCGGCTTTTGTCTTGGAAACACGCATTCTCTTGATGCCTTTCTACCCTCGGCGTCTTATCACGAGTGACAAGAAACGCCAGATAAAGAGTGTTtagggagagggaaagagagagagagcttcctCTGCCCTAACCTTGAGAGAAGCTCGCTTGGTGAAACAGGTGCTCAGTAAAAATTGAACATCCTTGGTTGTTAAATGTAATTCCAGGATACAATGTGGAGTGATTTGAAAAGCAAAGCAATAAAGATGTCCTTATTGATGGAACTGACAATGTCCACGGTTAGGATTTATTGCCCTGTGAATCTTACAAAGCTGCTTTGGGACCAGTAATGAGGTGTTTGTCATTTGATAGCCCTTGCAACAGGGCGGTCTTCAGTTTGGTCTGATCAGCAACTCTACAACTCTACATGTGTTAAAAGCACAGTGGAAAAGGATAATGAGGCAAACTTGTCAGAGAGATGAAGGGGGCTGGGTTGTCGGTTCCTGTCATGCAGGTCTACATCTTCACTCCCTCCAGCTGCAGGATCCTGTGCCTGCTCAGAGACTTCACATTCAGACCTTGAATTgttaaaaaacatgaattatgCATGATGAATAGCTGATTAGCCTGCAACGTGATGTGTCAGTATTTTACCTGTTGCCTCGGTTTGTCAAAACAGTCGCCTGGGGGGAAATGGGAAATCTACATCTGCTGAAAATAGCTTATTTGGAGAATAATATAAtttagaaaataatatattaaaaaaaataaagttaaggAACAAAtagaatttaattaataaaaactctGTTTACATATTTAGTCAACTCCAGATTTACTGGCAACCTTCAAGTGAATgggcaaaataaaataaaatttttaagtaaataaatagaaaccATGAGTTGTtgtttcggctgctcccgttaggggtcgccacagcggatcattgggcCGCGTATTTTATTCGGCACAGTTTTTActccggatgcccttcctgacccAACCTTCTccagttttatctgggcttggaagtgtgcaaccccagtggctggggtcattccctggccgggaatcgaacccaggccgtGGCGGAGAGAGCGCCATGGCCCAACCACTAGTCCTTCAGCGACCAAATAGAAACCATGAGTAAttgtttgtaatttattttaactatttttattttattagttcaatattttttattattttacaaacaattAGAGAAACTATCGACCTTGGCTCTAACAAAAATTACTCTTATAAGAAGACATAATAGTATCATCAAACGTATTTATTTTGATAGCCTTaagcaatattaaaaaaatgcaagtcataattttttatgcaaaaagcaaaaagttgCTTTCAGTCTCCAGTGTCCAGGAACTCTCCTTTTGCATATGACCCTGACCTGTGTTCCTGGGGTAGAGGGGTGAGGTTGCACACGTCTTAATGTAAAATCTTAGTGTCAGGCATCACTGTGAAGGGACACACAAGTGGCAGATGGATGTTGATCTGCACAAGTCAGGTAATGGACATGAAAAATGCACtgttaaaaattgttaaaaatacaAGAATTTAGTACTTAATCagggcaataataataataataataataataataataataataataataaaagtttctAATGCTTGGGCAGTTGAAAATTGCCCATATTTGCATGCATGCGATAAAGTCGGCTGCCTTTGAGCTGTTTATAAAGGATAAACTCTGGTTTGGCATGATATTTTATATCTCTGtgcattttgtctttatttttattcattcatcttaagtaagtgctttatcctgggtGAAGGTCAAAGTGGATCGGATGCCCATCCCAGGAACACCTGACgaaaggtgggaatacaccctggatgggatgccagtctgtTGTGAGGTGCCATTCACACAATCATTCAGTTTAGcctagccaatccacctaccagcatgtttttgtaaggtgggaggaaactgaagaacttggagaaaacccacatggacacaaggAGACCGTGCAAAagtccacacaggcagtaacccgaGATCAGGGtcgaaccaggaaccctggcgctatgaggcagcaatgcAGCCTAGTGCACTACCACGCTGTGCAGTTTCCCTTCAGTACGAATGTGAATCAGTTTAATTCTAAACATGATATTAAAGTTTTAGATccaatgatttatttattacatacatCCACATACAGAAATGTGGGGGAACCCCTATCAgcatggtagtgtgtgtttactgactCAAACCCTCAAAAGGTTTTGAAGGCATTCAATATTTATTCTTCTTGCTTGTGAGCAATTAGGCCAGTACCATGGCTCTTTGATTGTGCTGTCCATTGTAGTCATGTTACATTTGCATTAAAGGCTTAACTCTTGAGTCCTTAATACATGCAGATTTTAGACTGCTCCATTTGCtttgggggaaagaaaaaagaaaaaaataataatgataacttTGCTCCATTTTGACAAAAAGCCACCTAAATGAGAGATTAATCACCATTAGACCAgactctacattttttttatcaaattgATGATTTTTGTAGCTTTGAGCCctgtaaataatgaaaatggaGTAATCCTCTCAACAGGAGAAAGTAATTGTTGAAGATTAATATGTGTGCCACCAATCTGGTTATCaggtcagcaaaaaaaaaaaaaaaaaaatgtagaaaaaacaaagagaagatTAAGGACAGTTTTCCATATGCTTACTGACCGCAAAAGAGACTTGTTTTGCACCTGAGGATAATTCTGTAAGCTCCTAAACTGTGTCAAGTGTTTGAGAACAAACTACGAATGCAGGGATGCCACCTGGGTCTTTGTGATCTGCTGTGAAAAATGGATTTCATATGCATGCCATGTCTTTGTAAAGTGAGCGAAGGAAGATTTCATTATAAAGGTACTCCTGTACAGCttgtattttattactgaaatattgGAGCTGAAATAGCTCTTCACCCCTTCCCCGCTGCTGTGTGTTATAATGGAAAAAACGGTATTGAAGAAGACACAAAGGTGAATGCacaacagaaacaggaaaatgcACCCAAAACGAGGGGCAGGTGTGTTTTCTGCAGAGATGAAGGGTCAGTTGAGGAGTATAAGCCCCCATAAGTGTGGAAAGATATTTTTTACACTCGTTTTCAAAACAATTCCCATTCGCATGAACAGCGTTAACAGAAATATGAGCGCGCCGGCCAAGtaggtggtggtggtagtacgTCATAAACGTTTATGTCAAACACCTCAAGAATAATAATGCTAAGAGCTGTGTATTGAGCGACATGTgacaaaacactgacatggccaaaaaaaaaaaaggaaaatgacgCACATGAGGGTTCAGATATGTGGAAAGACGATGAGGTGAATCTACTACTTAAGGTTACATGTGAATGCAAAATGTTTGGTTATATCTTATCCTGATGTTTCATTTGTAGTGAAATTTGTACCATGGAATTTGTAGTGAAATTTGTACCATGGAAATTTGTACCATGGAAATTTGTACCATGGAATGGTACAAATTCAGGTGCAGAAGGTATAATAACTTTGAAAACAGACCTCATCCAAAGTGCCATTTTGTATGGACAGGATGCAAAAACATGGAAAACctgcattttcaaaaatattcatatacatGTGGTCAGAGCctaagtaaagaaagaaagtgtaagAGGGAGTGAAAAGATAATCTGGATCATAAACCATGAAATGACAACAATTATCTTATCCTTGTCTGTCTGCCGGATCACAGCCACAGCTCAGCTATGATGAGTCCATGTCTCAAGCATGACATGGACCAGAAATTACAGTACAAGTAGGATCAAGcctcagaaaaagaaaaaaaaaaccctactccTTTATAgactttcacaaaacataagttttcatttggtatgtagctatgtttaaacaAAGCAAGCTTCACAGTGATGTGATGTACCTCGATTCTGTAGCTATAGCACAAGCTACTCGTTCTGAATCCGagcacctgctgcactacatacATCGGTGCGCTCTGACTGATGGTGGCACGATTTTTACTACTCGGATTAATTAGTGTGTACAGATGACGGACAATCTTTTTGGAATCTGGAAcatgcaggtatgtggaaacactgactgGTCCAGCACAAAGCCATTATATAACTATATGTTAGCCAGCCTCGAATAATATCTATTACATGCAATGTGAGGACATCTCATAACTGAAACACTGGCCtatgacttgctgacttttggTCAAGGGAGCAAGCGTCATTGTATTCTCGTTCTTTTAGTCTGTATTAGCGCACTGTCGTAAAGCTAACTATCCTGtcatgttattatattatgttagctaccaatTTTTAGCCATCAATTAGATTTCCCAGGTACCCAAAACAAGAGACTGGGCAACACATTAGTGCTCTCACTTTACCCAGTGAGCTAGCtaatacatttatgaatttTCCACCCCTGGGCCCACAATACACTAATCACATGCCTAGACCTAGCCATATTTGGCCAGctatatggaaaaaaaagaagtcttaATGGCAGTTATAAAGTTATAAGAGTGATATACCAAGTGATAAGCATGCTACTCAGTTAGACATCACATCATGATATTCAGCATGGAATATGATTATCATGGACACTTTAAATTATCATTAATACTGTCCAAATTTACAAAGGctaagacagtgagagagatggagctgTCCTACCCAAGAGGCACACTCTATGTGATTTAGTGGCAATTGCACAATTTAATGTCTGTGCACCACATAATTTATTAAGATTATCATAAACTTGTGGCTAGAGAACAACACAAGGGCAGTGCAGGCAGCCACCCTGGAATGAGTTACTGCAAACGAGGAGGCAAGACAGCACTGAAAAATGTGACATCACTTCCTTTTACTGTTTTGTTGTTCTGTCCACCCACAGGACACAGCTGGTCAAAGCCTGACCTTCAGATATTTATCCACTTCTACCCACACAGTAAGAGCTGAAACACACTAAAAGCTTCATTTTCTAGCTTTTTTGTTAGCAGGCTGGTATATCCTCTAAGACTAGCATGTGTACTTTTTAAATCGGTTAGCTCATGTTTTCTGATTTGAGGCATTTCATAACAACAGCAAGAAGGCTTTTAGAACCCCTTAAAAACCCTCGTGCTCTGCATCCATTTGGAAGGTCTGAAAAATCTGAACCTGTGTATTATAGGATGGTTGTGCCAGCTTTGCCCACGCAAAAACAGGCATGTACTTGAGCACACTTGGGCGGTTATGTAATCGTAGCATTCCCTGCAATTTGAGAGCCAATCAGATGGACTCAATTCAACAGAACACAAGGCATACCTCTGGTAAGAGCCTTCAGCTTCAAATTAATTTATCCCATTTGATCATACAGACCCGAGCTCCAGATtgcatgtacatgtgtgttttgGGACCTGGTGGCCGTTTCAAGTGCTGCTCTCTATGGTGGACTCTTCCAAATTGAATGAAAGGGTCCTTAATTAGATTCACATGGATGGGTTATTTGAAAGCCTTTGGCAAATTCATGGTTTAACCAGTGCCTTTGCTTTTCATCCGACCAAAAGCAAAAGAGAATCTTCTTCTAATTCATTTTTGACCTTTTGTTCCATTTAGTCCATGCCTTCAATAGTCTTTCAGGAAAATTCTCAGATTTTGAAAGATCAAGAAAAGTCTGAGAAAATCTATTACTCACTCATGAAAGACTCTTCACATTACAACAATCCTGCAAACAATGCAGTGAACATTTTCTCTGGTGGAGGAAGCATAATGATTCACCTTATAATGACTGAACTTGGAAATATTTTGGTTCTACTTGGTATTTCTGTATGCCCATTGAGGGACAACACTTCAGAGATTACACAGAGTAGAAGGCAGGGAAACATTTCCCAGTAATTATGTAGGAAAAATGGAGGGTAAATGGGAAGGGGAGTGAAAGGAAGGTTTTTGAGTAGGAATGTAGGGGCTGCACATTGGCATGCTAGACAGTATtgacagctccagggtccacaCTTCAATCCTGGGATTGGGTTACTTTTGTGAGTTTTCCAAGTtcctccccatgtccatgtggctTTCCTTCAGATT
This is a stretch of genomic DNA from Pangasianodon hypophthalmus isolate fPanHyp1 chromosome 17, fPanHyp1.pri, whole genome shotgun sequence. It encodes these proteins:
- the LOC113544129 gene encoding leucine-rich repeat transmembrane neuronal protein 4, producing MKNPYRLSTPMSSAMRRRWFVVLLVQAWLSASFSNGERPCPRSCRCDGKIVYCESSAFRDVPKNLSGGCQGLSLRYNSLASLRAGQFVGLNQLIWLYLDHNYIATVDARAFQGIRRLKELILSSNKITLLHNTTFHLVPNLRNLDLSYNKLQALQPGQFQGLRKLISLHMRSNSLKNLPSRLFQDCRNLEFLDLGYNRLRSITRNAMSGLVKLTELHLEHNQFSKINFSNFPRLYNLRALYLQWNRIRTMSEGLTWTWSSLQKLDLSGNDLQELEPEVYKCMPNLQTLNVDSNKLVNVSQEVVSAWISLTMISLAGNMWDCGPAVCPLVAWLKNFQGNKETPMICASPKEAQGEKVLDAVEASGVCKVSHVTPSFASSTTTLSGAPALNAALPFAPTLHSGGSRRGQGTSLQHPTPSRPPQSDVSQPEQDFEPVSFHKIVAGSVALFLSVAMILLVIYVSWKRYPSSVKQLQENTSAARKRRKKSRETERTLSTPLQEYYVDYKPSSSEATDVLVNGTGPCTYSISGSRECEVPHQMSALTFYRYEQPVLDYCQAHQPMRLNVNYDCPPQGLDDLAPRDRGTIQTVALPAVPPSSSPPTLRTPVQGPGVPYPGTERSVKYPSIERPTSTLTFGR